ATATGACTGCTTCTATCTTTAAGATGCTAATAAAAAGTCCAAGATGCTCTTACTAGCCTGCAAAAGGGTTATCACAGATAACAATAAAGGCTCCTGCCGTTAGTGCAGTGACTTAGAACTCGCTACCAGAACAAGTCTGTTGATTTAAAGGTGATGCAGATGGAGAAGAGACACTATTTACTCAATGCACAAcagcttttggtttgtttgttttcagttttgtgacagggtctcaccacgtagtccaggctagccttgaacttgccaagTAGTCAAAGTGGGCCTGGAACCCTATTTTTAGCCATTTCCATTGAGTAAGAATCCAAGTTGCATATATCAGTGCTGTCCAAATCTAACATGATGATGTCTGCACACAGGAAACAAAGCTAAGTCCTTTGACCATCCTAAGTCAGTGTCTCCTCATGCCGCACATACTCCCCAGCGTCTGCTTGATGGAACACCACAACCGCCATGGGGTCCACCTTCCTGCAGTCTTGAGTAGACTTTGCTGCTACCCCGAAACCCTGGAATTGAACAGACACCAATtcactcacttaaaaaaaaaaaaaaaaaaaaaaaagaaatcaaacaaaaagctTTATTAAAACAGCTGTATCTCTGAGATGCTGAGGATGCTGAGAGGTAACTCTCACAGGTGCGCGGACTGAAGCAACACCCCTACCAAAATGCTCCCGTCTCTACTCACCAAAGGAATGTCCGCCATGGAGTAAACCACCACTCCCTGGTACTGAGAAGTGTTTTCAGTGATTCGGCCCAGACCGGATTTCAACACGTGGTTTCCATACAGGAAGGACTGCTCTGCTCCAGGCTTTATCCACACTTTATACTGAAAGAGGgttaaaaacaaagagacaaaaacgCTAGCTCTACCCTGTAGTGAGAGTAGCTGCTGCTTCTGTGTTAAAGGAGAGGAGCGGGTTGAACAAACGGACAAACAGACACGTTCCCTTTAAACTGTTTGGACCCTAAACTTTTTGCCTTGGAGTTCCTTCCTCAACTCTACATCTCAACACTATAATTTACATGACAGACAGcttaacagtttctttttttggaCCCCAGGATcctttttaacaaatatttattatgtatacgatattctgtctgtgtgtgtgcctgcgggccagaagagggcaccagaccccattacagatggttgtgagtcaccatgtgggaattgaactcaggacctttggaagagcaggcaatgctcttaacctctgagccatctctctagctcctccccccccccccccaggatccTTCTTATTACAGCCACTTCTGCTCTCTGCTCACTGGCTGATACTGTGGAGGTCTGTTTCCCTACAAGTTTCTAGGCTATGCAGCCACGCGGCATCCTTAGGTCCACATCCCTTCCTAAGCATACCCAAGCAGCAATACCTACAAGCATCTGGAGCTGACACTGGCAGGAACTCCATGTAAATGAGTCTGTGCTGACCTAGCCGTCCTCCTCGACTCCATCCCCGATGGCAGAAAGTAGACCAGCTCCACATACCTTGGCATAGGGTGCAAGGTAATCGAGCGCTGTAACGTGCAACCGGAACTTGTGGGTCTTGGTAAACTTTCCAAAACACGTCCCCAGTGAAACCAGCTTCTCCCCGGAGATGTTGGCGGCCAGCTTCAGGATCATCTCACTACAAGGACGAGGGAGGAAGGTGCCTGGGTGACGGCCACCGACGGACGCGAGCCTCCAGCCCGGTTACACGGTGCGCGCCAAGCCCCACCTCACCTCACATAGTACACGCGGTCGTTGTGCAGTCGGAAACAGTAGGTGCCGTCGGGCCTGTCCACCAGGAGCTGCAGATTCTCCCCGATGCTGAGGGCAGAAAGGAGACTGGAGGTTGCGCCGGGACCGTCCCGCCCCAGGGCCGCGTCCCCGCTCCCCGCTCCCCGCACGCCCGCCCCTCGTCCGCCTCTCGGGTGCCTACTATTTCGCGATCTTTTCAAACATCACTCGGGTCTCTTCTTCTGTCAAGGGCCGCATTTTCCTGCTAGCCCGGCTCCCGGGATCCTCGTGCCCGGAGAGACGGAAACGGAAGTCACCTTACCCGGCTTCCTGGCAACACCAAAGCGTGCCTTTCTAGCCCTGTGCCACGTGTTCTCTGTGCTAGTGCCACCTACCTCGGTGGACCTCCGGGGACCGGAAAGCTGGCTTGGGTGGCGGAACTATAGAGAAAGGAACTGTTTCCCAACCGTTTCCGGTTCCAGGCGCGAAACCAGCGCCCTCCCGGGTCTGGAGAGGAAGTGACCGTGTGGCTAGCTGGCTGGCTGGTAAGATGGCGACTGCTGTGACTCTCCAGTCCTCCGCACCTCCTTCGGCCATGGCGACGGCCACAGCAGCCGCGCTGGGGGAGGTGGAAGATGAGGGACTTCTGGCGTCGCTCTTCCGCGACCGCTTCCCCGAGGCCCAGTGGCGTGAGCGGCCGGACGTGGGCCGCTACCTCCGGGAGCTGAGCGGCTCGGGGCTGGACCGGCTGCGACGGGAGCCCGAGCGCTTGGCGGAGGAGAGGGCCCAGCTGCTGCAGCAGACGCGCGACCTGGCCTTCGCCAATTACAAGACGTTCATTCGCGGTGCCGAATGCACCGAGCGCATCCACCGTCTCTTTGGCGACGTGGAGACGTCCCTCGGTCACCTGCTCGACCGTCTGCCCAGCTTTCAGCAGAGCTGCAGGTGCGGCTGGCCTAATGCTGAGAGGCCCATATCTGTAGCTGACAGGATGCGCACAGCTCTCTCCCTGTCGCCTTATTAACCCACTTAAATTTCACCACAGCCACCTAGGTAGGTACCGTCGTTGTTAACTTTACAGACGAGGACGTCGAAGTGAACTGACTTGTCCGAGAACACAGCTAGTAAGTTTCCAAGTCAGAATTGGAAGCCAGGAGTCCACCACTCCCTCATAGGCTGttgtattaaataataataaaaattcagccCGTCTTGTTGACACAaactgtgattccagcacttgaagCGCAAGGTCTTGAAGTCCAAGTCTGAGTATTGAGTtcaggccatcctgagctacgtGTCTAGACATTGTATCAACACATTGGGCCCGGCAtactatatataactatatatatatatataactacctatatatatataaataactatatatatataaaacactataAACGTCTGCTTACTATATATGCATCTTTATAATTAGGAATATTCAACAGGTTGGGTTGGAGGCTATCTGCTTTGAAACTTCCATTGATAATGAGGCTGACATGGAAATCCTATTTGGGAACATTATAGGTcgtaaaaaacattttctttttgagctATACTGCTTCGTAGGTTCCCGCTCTTATACCCTTAGTTATCCAGCCTTATATACCCTCTGTGCCTGAAAAGAGATTCAGGACTTACAAGCCAATTTCTAGAGTTACCATAGAGAAGTGgagaaagccaaagagaaagaataaaggccGAACAGCAGCTCATCACATGAAGACCTGAGGGACTCAGCAAGAGTGTGGCTTGTAGGCTAGTTAGGGCTCTGTTGAGAAAATATTAATAGctattaaaaatatgtgtatgagtgttttgcctgcacgtatgtttGAGCACCATATGTGCCCAAGGATGCCAGAAGGGGTGTCAGATCCTTGGCACTGGGGTGGTATGTGTGGGGACCTGAGCCTGAgtccctgcaagagcagtgcttGCTGAGCCAGCTCTACAGCCCCAACAGCCAGTAAGGAAATTGTTTACTCTTTTTATACATTTGCTTTTGTCAGGTCCTGAGTACTTCATGAATGTCtaccccccacccctcccaagacagggtttctctgtgtaaccctcgCTGTCCCGAAATCcccctgtagaccagggtggcctcagactcagatctgcctgcctctgcctcctgagtgctcagattaaaggggtgcacctcTGCTGCCACCCGGCCCCATCCATGCCATCTTACCTGTCTCTAACTTTCATGCCTTTGTGAGGGGTCTTCTTACTATTTAACCAACGAAGAGACAGGTCCAGAGAGCCCAGGTGCCTTGCCTTGCCTTAGTTCTTCATGGGCCTAGAGCAGTTCAGCCCCAAATGTGGCCATCCTTGCAGCCATCCAGATCTACAAGCCATGGAGGGAGATGGGTGCCACCacgtgcatgtggaagtcagaaaacagctcttcttccattatgtgggatctagggattaaactcaggtcgaCAGGGTGCCTGgcacaggcacctttacccactgagccatctcgatgACTTCGTAAGTCATCAATTGATGATGCGGTCTTGAAAAGTTtcttcaaggggctggagagatggcacagtggttaagagcattgcctgctcttccaaaggtcctgagttcaattcccagcaaccacatggtggctcacaaccatctgtaatggggtctggtgccctcttctggtgtgcaggcatacacacagacagaatactgtatacataataaataaataaatatttttttttaaaaaaaaaagagcactggccgctcttccagaggacccaggttcaactcccagcacccacatggcagctcacaactgtctgtaactccagttccaggggatctgacacctttgcAACAAGGtacaaaaataaagtattaaaaaaaatatttctttagccAGCTGGTGGTGTcatgtcattaatcccagcactcgtagggcagagggaggcagatctctgtgagtttgaggccagcctggcctacagaaagagttccaggacagccagggctatgaacagaaaccctgtctcaaaaaagtttcTTGAATTATAATAGGAGTTATAGGTTTGAGATGAGGATTCTTAAACAGGGTTTTAActgtaaccctggctagcctgagAGTCACTATGTAGAAAAAGAGCCATGAACTCTttcagcctcagcctctggaagGCTGGAATCGaggtgtacatcaccacacccagccctgtgGGAAGATTTTAAATAAACCAGGCGGACTATTGAGCCCAATGTCCAATAAATGCTTGGTAACTACTGTGCAAAACAGTGaggaaatacattttcttaatggGTTCTAGGAACTTTGTGAAGGAGGCCGAGGAGATCAGCTCTAACCGCCGGATGAACACCCTGACTCTAAACCGGCACACAGAAATCCTGGAGATTTTAGAGATTCCCCAGCTTATGGACACCTGTGTCCGAAACAGCTATTACGAAGAGGCCCTGGAGCTTGCCGCCTACGTTCGCCGACTAGAAAGGAAATACTCCACCATCCCTGTCATCCAGGTAGCCAGCTGGCCCAGAGGGCCCTCAAGCTGACGTCTCGTAATTATTAGTTCTGTGCTTGTGACTAAGCTTAAAAGTAGAAACCTTTGCATATTTCCTATCAATTTCTGCCAGCCAGGTAAACTGAACAGAAGATATTGGCTCACTCATTCAAGgatcttttctgttgttgttttggttttattgtttttgttcagtgttttgtcttttgtgtagccttggctatcctggaactcactctacagactaggctaacctcaaactcacagagatctgcctgcttctgtctccctagtAGTGGGATttcaggcgtgcaccaccgcctggccaaagaTCATATTGCTTATGTGCCAGACACTGCCTCAGGTAGCAGGATTACCAGGTGAACAAAGTTAAGGCCATGGCTCCCACGAAATTTCTATTCTAGTGAAGTCTGataattaacaaataataatattgcaggggctggagagatagctcaggggttaagagcactgattgctcttctagaggacccgagttcatttcccagcacccacatgacagtccacaactgtaactccagttcctagggGCCCGATAGCCAtggcaaacaccaatgcatgttaaagaaaaataaataaatgtaaaaactagTATTGCAGATATTGGTAAACATCTGAGGAAATAAGCCAGAGAAAGCCAGGCAAGCATGGTGGGGGTATGCCTATAAACCCAgcccctgggaggtggaggcaagaggatcaaccCTTCAAGGCCATCTTTAGCTATTTAGTGACGTTGAGGCCAGCttgccttgtctcagaaaataaataaataaactgtgttGGGGACTAGGGTAAAGAGCTGGGAAAGGTTGTTGGGGTGCTGCTTTGCCAGCATGGTCAGGGTGAGAAAGACCCAGGGCTTGAAGATCGAGGGAGACAGCAGCAAGGAGGAG
This is a stretch of genomic DNA from Arvicola amphibius chromosome 15, mArvAmp1.2, whole genome shotgun sequence. It encodes these proteins:
- the Nip7 gene encoding 60S ribosome subunit biogenesis protein NIP7 homolog, whose translation is MRPLTEEETRVMFEKIAKYIGENLQLLVDRPDGTYCFRLHNDRVYYVSEMILKLAANISGEKLVSLGTCFGKFTKTHKFRLHVTALDYLAPYAKYKVWIKPGAEQSFLYGNHVLKSGLGRITENTSQYQGVVVYSMADIPLGFGVAAKSTQDCRKVDPMAVVVFHQADAGEYVRHEETLT